The proteins below are encoded in one region of Pseudostreptobacillus hongkongensis:
- a CDS encoding NfeD family protein, translating to MNVWLILFAILAIIEVVTINLVTIWFALSALVVYFVSMFTDSITIQLAVFTVLSVVFLLYTMPIVKKYVKFKNVNEVGDIGSKVEILECNNNNYVVKFKGVAWNAESENSNYSVGDIVEVKKFKGNKIII from the coding sequence ATGAATGTTTGGTTAATTTTATTTGCAATTCTAGCTATTATAGAAGTTGTAACTATTAATTTAGTAACTATATGGTTTGCATTATCAGCCCTTGTAGTATATTTCGTTAGTATGTTTACAGATTCTATAACTATTCAACTTGCTGTATTTACAGTACTTTCAGTAGTTTTTTTACTATACACTATGCCTATAGTAAAAAAATATGTTAAGTTTAAAAATGTAAATGAAGTAGGAGATATTGGAAGTAAGGTAGAAATATTAGAATGTAACAATAATAATTATGTTGTAAAATTTAAAGGTGTTGCATGGAATGCTGAATCTGAAAATTCTAATTATTCTGTTGGGGATATAGTTGAAGTTAAAAAATTTAAAGGTAATAAAATAATAATATAA
- a CDS encoding SPFH domain-containing protein has translation MLSVNMIVFGVIILLIFVVISKSIRIISESEMYVIERLGKYSRTLDSGLHFLNPILDNVSKKVSLKEQVVDFDPQAVITKDNATMEIDTVVYYQITDPKLYTYGVERPLSAIENLTATTLRNIIGDMTVDETLTSRDVINGKMRLELDEATDPWGIKVNRVELKSILPPVEIKTAMEKEMKAEREKRAKVLEAQAQKESAILVAEGEKTAAILRAEAKKEVSIREAEGKARAILALKEAEAEGIRILNSSSPTKEILALRSLESLEKVSQGEATKIFIPSELQNLTSLLAGIREIK, from the coding sequence ATGTTAAGTGTTAATATGATAGTTTTCGGAGTTATTATACTATTAATATTTGTAGTTATTTCTAAAAGTATTAGAATAATTTCTGAATCAGAAATGTATGTTATAGAAAGATTAGGTAAGTATTCAAGAACATTAGATTCAGGCTTACATTTTTTAAACCCTATCCTAGATAATGTTTCTAAAAAAGTTAGTTTAAAAGAACAAGTTGTTGATTTTGACCCTCAAGCGGTTATAACTAAAGATAATGCTACTATGGAGATTGATACAGTTGTATATTATCAAATTACTGATCCTAAGCTATATACTTATGGTGTTGAAAGACCACTTTCTGCTATAGAAAATTTAACTGCAACAACATTAAGAAATATAATAGGGGATATGACAGTTGATGAAACATTAACAAGTAGAGATGTAATTAATGGAAAAATGAGACTTGAACTTGATGAAGCTACAGATCCATGGGGAATAAAAGTTAATCGTGTTGAGTTAAAGAGTATTTTACCACCTGTAGAAATTAAAACTGCAATGGAAAAAGAAATGAAAGCTGAACGTGAAAAAAGAGCTAAGGTATTAGAAGCACAAGCTCAAAAAGAAAGTGCTATACTTGTTGCTGAAGGGGAAAAAACAGCCGCTATATTAAGAGCTGAGGCTAAAAAAGAAGTAAGTATTAGAGAAGCAGAAGGTAAGGCACGTGCTATACTTGCTTTAAAAGAAGCAGAAGCTGAAGGTATTAGAATATTAAACTCTTCATCTCCAACAAAAGAAATACTTGCTTTAAGATCACTTGAAAGTTTAGAAAAAGTATCTCAAGGGGAAGCAACTAAGATCTTTATACCAAGTGAATTACAAAATTTAACATCATTACTTGCAGGTATTAGAGAAATAAAATAG
- a CDS encoding histidine-type phosphatase — protein MKLNKVIIFSRHGLRYPLLNYADKQGIITPEEVNWEFSDGVLTPRGEILEYRFGQYIREYLKNLDFEIKTKKIRSNSLKRTVLTAKILSLALFPFENIKVEHKYDDFNIMETEFNINIFDEDINRDKLRKMDEDLRPLYNRLEEILNIEKDTIYNKGSDILVNDQGFIYSHGAFKIATDIVDLYILKYYENFKEEDILRNLNLRKEIKKLSEIKDRLLDVIFADMEYILKSEKNAYNLVQEELKNDKDFTLLVGHDSNIATILSALNVDTTNLGNEFEKYPIDSKLVFKVYEDDSFDLDIMYYEIDDIRNMSGVPTCKNLLKNHKFIKLSN, from the coding sequence AAATTAAACAAGGTTATAATCTTTAGTAGGCATGGACTTAGGTATCCTTTACTTAACTATGCAGATAAACAAGGAATAATAACACCTGAAGAGGTGAATTGGGAATTTTCTGATGGTGTTTTAACTCCAAGAGGAGAGATCTTAGAATATAGATTTGGTCAGTATATTAGAGAATATTTAAAAAATTTAGATTTTGAAATAAAAACTAAAAAAATACGTTCTAATTCTTTAAAAAGAACAGTACTTACTGCAAAAATACTGTCTTTAGCCCTATTTCCTTTTGAAAATATTAAAGTTGAACATAAATATGATGATTTTAATATAATGGAAACGGAGTTTAATATTAATATATTTGATGAAGATATTAATCGTGATAAATTAAGAAAAATGGATGAGGATTTAAGACCTTTATACAATAGGCTTGAAGAGATATTAAACATAGAAAAAGATACAATATATAACAAGGGATCAGATATTTTGGTAAATGATCAAGGTTTCATTTATTCTCATGGAGCATTTAAAATAGCTACTGATATAGTAGATTTATACATATTAAAATATTATGAAAACTTTAAAGAAGAAGATATATTAAGAAATTTAAATTTAAGAAAAGAAATTAAGAAATTATCAGAAATTAAAGATAGATTATTAGATGTAATATTTGCTGATATGGAATATATATTAAAATCTGAAAAAAATGCATATAATTTAGTTCAAGAAGAATTAAAAAATGATAAAGATTTTACATTACTTGTAGGGCATGATTCAAATATAGCGACAATACTTTCTGCATTAAATGTAGATACGACTAATTTAGGAAATGAATTTGAAAAGTATCCTATAGATTCAAAACTTGTATTTAAAGTATATGAAGATGATAGTTTTGATTTAGATATTATGTATTATGAAATAGATGATATTAGAAATATGAGTGGAGTACCTACTTGTAAAAATTTACTTAAAAATCATAAATTTATTAAATTATCTAACTAA
- a CDS encoding polysaccharide deacetylase family protein, translated as MFSLLCIIYFTLSCGSDVVEKKEEKPKEVQQEVIKVIQKDDVEQKEEEKEIEEIKEENTVKDIENSDVITHVYDLEEINENGEIKYFSKKLNKILESSDIFRTGILNTLKYTKDINIDGLNINKFILKDGYILIGDHEEVKLKLDDNKSLFKSGTELDSIYKGEKLVPKKRRIDPNKKHIAFTFDDGPGNKNHVLIRELFNKYDETATFFFVGSSVKKHPEMVLKTYLDGHEIGNHTYNHPNLRNLNSSEIWNEISRTNDEIFKIIGVDGEYVRPPYGAFNNTVVNIIGGKRKVALWNVDSEDWKSRNVDTIISRVLDKVKDGDIVLFHDLYKESYESVSIMLPILKERGFQFVSYSEMLELRKNKYKGE; from the coding sequence GTGTTTTCTCTATTATGCATAATTTATTTTACTTTAAGTTGTGGTTCTGATGTTGTAGAAAAAAAAGAAGAAAAACCAAAGGAAGTTCAACAGGAAGTAATTAAAGTTATACAAAAAGATGATGTAGAGCAAAAAGAAGAAGAAAAAGAAATAGAAGAAATTAAAGAAGAAAATACTGTTAAAGATATTGAAAATAGTGATGTCATAACTCATGTATATGATTTAGAAGAAATAAATGAAAATGGTGAAATAAAATATTTTTCAAAAAAATTAAATAAGATATTAGAATCTTCAGATATATTTAGAACAGGAATTTTAAATACTTTAAAATATACTAAGGATATAAATATTGATGGTTTAAATATTAATAAGTTTATACTTAAAGATGGATATATTTTAATAGGAGATCATGAAGAAGTTAAATTAAAATTAGATGATAATAAATCCTTATTTAAAAGTGGGACTGAGCTTGACTCTATATATAAAGGGGAAAAATTAGTTCCTAAAAAAAGAAGAATAGATCCAAATAAAAAACATATAGCATTTACATTTGATGATGGACCAGGTAATAAAAATCATGTACTAATAAGAGAATTATTTAATAAATATGATGAAACAGCTACATTTTTCTTTGTAGGATCTAGTGTTAAGAAACATCCAGAGATGGTTTTAAAAACATATCTGGATGGACATGAAATAGGTAATCATACCTACAATCATCCTAACCTTAGAAATTTAAATTCATCTGAAATTTGGAATGAAATTTCAAGAACAAATGATGAAATATTTAAGATAATAGGAGTAGATGGAGAATATGTTAGACCGCCTTATGGAGCATTTAATAATACCGTTGTTAATATCATAGGCGGCAAAAGAAAAGTTGCTTTATGGAATGTTGATTCTGAAGATTGGAAAAGTAGAAATGTAGATACTATAATTTCAAGAGTTTTAGATAAGGTTAAAGACGGAGATATAGTCTTATTCCATGATCTATATAAAGAAAGCTATGAATCAGTTAGTATAATGTTGCCTATTTTAAAGGAAAGAGGTTTCCAGTTTGTAAGTTATTCTGAAATGTTGGAATTAAGAAAAAATAAATATAAAGGAGAGTAG